The Schistocerca nitens isolate TAMUIC-IGC-003100 chromosome 2, iqSchNite1.1, whole genome shotgun sequence nucleotide sequence CAGGTCGCAGAGTTCCACACGACAATTCGAAATACGCAGTGTAAGgccggccgcaagatgagacgcaggtccgtgacgTGACGCAGGGTGGCTCACGGTGAGTTTCTGCGAACCACACAGTTGAATGGGGCAGCGcacgttagagcgcagcgtgacgtgGCGCAGTTCCTGCGCGTGGTGACCCTGCGGAGCGCAGTTTCCTGTACGCAGTTTCCTGCGAGGCTCACGGTGATTCTGGCTGTTCGCGTTCAGCGTTTCGTAGTTCGGAATGGAGGAGAAGCTAATTGAAGCCGTACGTGTTCGCAAAGTACTGTAtgatacaagccatgaagattatttgaaaacgaagctgaaagctgagaagtgggaggaagtggccaaggaaacggacatacgaagtggtaagttgcattgtaattcattgttaacattttacatGAACATAGAGCCCATCACAAAGACTTTTACTACAATTAACATGTACCAAGGTATTGTTTCACAAAATAGAAGGATGACATAaatgttatgaattaatttatatatttatttatatatttgaaacattatgtCGTAGCACTGTAACTGTATAGATATTCTTAGTTTCTCAGTACTTTCCTTTAAAAACACTTTCCCTTTGCCAAGGAACCATTCCTGTAGTGTTGAAGTATGTAGTGAAGTTCTGTCGAATTGTGAAAGCTTTCTGTGAACATCGTGTTACATTTGATTGTAATAATGGTCGCATTTGATCCTCTGGCATATCTTCCATAGTGTCGTCTCCACATATTTCAGCTTTAGAAGTAATTAAATAGTTGTGCAACACACAAGCTGCTTTGACAACACTGATAACACtttctactttaatttcaaatggtACTCGAAAAACTCGAAAACGCGAAGCAAGTATACCAAAAGCGCACTCTACCGTTTGGCGTGCTCTTGACAGTCTATAGTTGAACACTTTGTTTTCATAATTGTCAGTGACGCTTCGTTTAGGATAAGGCCGCATCAAATGCTCACATAAAGGGAACGCCTCATCTCCTACAAATACGAAAGGGATTGCCTCCTGTATTTGTGGTAGTGCTGCAGGTGACGGAAGCTGTAAAGTGCGTTTCACCATTCTTTTCGCCAAAACGCTTGTGTTGAAAACGCTTCCATCACTGAACCTCCCTTGTGACCCAACATCAACTGTAGTGAATTTATACTCGTAGTCTACGGTAGCCATTAGCACGATGGAGAAAGTGTGTTTATAATTGAAATAGGAGGATCCAGTTTTACGAGGTTTTCTTATTACTACATGTTTCCCATCGATGGCGCCTATACAGTGTGGGAATTGCCATCTTCGTTGGAAACCAGCTGCGATTGATTCCCACTGTTCTTTTGTGGGTTCTGGCATAAATATTGGTTGCATTACTTTCCATACAGCTTGAGATACTTCTGATACGATGTTAGAGACCGTTCGTTCTCCCATTCTGTAGCTGTAAGCAATAGTTCTGTATGTGTTTCCTGTCGCCAAATACCTAgaacgtaaaagaaaaaaattaaaaaaggaatgatAAATTTGTAGCTGTATTTTTTTACGTTTGTAATTAAAAAGTGAATAATTGACATAGCGAAATTCTCATTTGACGCGGTTGTTGCAGGTGTTGAAGCGAAGGCGTTGTGGGAGAAATTGAGACATTCGCTGAGAGATGCTCTCAGAAGACAGCAAAAATCCATGAAAAGTGGGGCACCGGCTGAATCGGTTAAAGAATGGAAATTTCAAAAGCAGATGGGTTTTCTACAACCATATATGGCCAATAAAGCACGAGAGGGGAACCTTATCGAATGCAATGACGATAGTGaaacaacaccacaaacttttgCCACTGATAGTCCAACTGATGTAGTCGACGAGGGTGAGGAATCACTGAACATGCAGCAGGGAATCACAAGTGCTCGGGACGATCTTCAGTCACGGGCACTTCCTGAAATTTCACCCCCGCCAGAAGAACCGACATcagcaaaaaaaattaagaaagacacTATTGCTGGATTACTCAAACGAAGCATTGAACAACATGAAGAACGAAGAAAATCGAGATCAGAGGAAAGAAGAAATCTGTTGGCACAAACGAGTGCTCCAAGTGATCCTCTGTACCACTTCTTCATGTCAATGTACCAGATGACCAGACGCATGCCACCGTCATCTCAGTATGTCGTCAGAAATGACATTTTCCGTGTGGTTACAGAAATGGAGGCCTCGTTGCTGAACATtcccgtgagatctccacagtccaACACAGTTCAGCGGCCATCATCACCGTACAGTAACCAAACCCTCAGTCCATCCTACACTAGTTCAACTCCATCCCAGTCCTTACAATCCAACAGTCCCTCGCTTACAACAGAAGATAATTGTGAGTTTCAACAAAGCAATTTGctcacatttattaataatttctctgaaaactgatttttagtaaaaactttgctattcacatttgatgtacagaGTGAATTTATGTGCTATTACAGAACATTTTGGCCATTTcaatattatttatgtttattcaataaagCGTTCATTCAATAAAGTGTTTCGCACATTAATGGCTATACACAAACcaactcaaatttttaattttatagtgcgtttaaaattacttgcgactttTGACAGGTCGGCGTTGAGCGAGTGGAGGGGTTGTCGGTCTTAGGAAACATTGTTGCTTCAAAGGATCCGCCACTGTGGCGGCGTGGTCCGCATAACTCACATTGTTACTTCAAAGGAACCGCCGTTGTTGCGGCGTGGTTAGCATCAGCTGGTGTAGCGGCAGCACGGGGCGACAAAGAATCCGTCAAacgtcgcaagtaattttaaacgcactatagagaTATAGATATAGGTTAATCATAATAGCTTACCTTAAAAACACAGCTAGTTTCTCCTCGGTTCCAATCGGCCTTGTAGCGTTGCATCCCTCTCTGTCAATTTCATTCTTGATGAGACCATGCACTTCTTGGAATTGATCACGATTTAATCTAAAATAGTtcgtgaatttttcatcatcaaattccttagttaaagcgaattccccatgacttagtcttcttttcatgtatgcacttttttctgctttttgtttcatcaaagcgatgtaacacactgtttcgaattcgaactcagaatcggaatccgattctgaacttaaatctattaacatagcagaagtagtcgccatctctgccagagccGAAGTTCCGcagcaaactgcgtattgaaactgcgatccaacttgcgGTGATTGTCGCCGTGACTCACGCCGCCGTGAGAAATTTGGCGTGAGCCACCCTGCGTCAcgtcacggacctgcgtctcatcttgcggccggcTTAAGGGAACTGACCGAGCAAAGCAATTGTCGCCGGTCGCCTCCCGGAGGGACTACGTCTTCCGTTCAAGTGAGCACCAGGGCTTTCCCGCGAGGGCACGGGGGGACTGCGGCGTAATGCACATCGCTGAGAGAGACTTAAAATGCTGGCTCTATCTTCCCGCAGAAGGCCACAAACATGTCTTCCGTTTCTTTTATCTTGCTTTATGTCCGATCGAAGTAACGGGTACGTTGACTCACAATTCCGCTATCTTCAACGGAAAAAGAGCAAAGAGTAAACTTCCGTGCAATGTTAACCTTCTTATTTAACATGTCTGTCAATGTGATACGCACTCGAGGCATTGTCATACTGTCAAAATGTAAGAATTAAATGCAAGTTTCTTCTTCATGCTGCAAGAGCGTCCACAGGCCATTTCAGGCCACCTAATGTTTGCATGACAGCGCGACGAGATATGAAACTGACCTTTTTTATCATCACGCTCAACATTTCTTCAGCTACGAATGTAAGCGATACGCAAGTTACTACGCAAATTTACCGACAACAAAGGATACTTCGATCAATTAGATTTTGCTGACTTTCCTGGTCTAGCCCGTGGACCAACTCAATACTTTCTAAGTAAATTTAAGTATTCTTCCGAAATGCTTCTTATAGGAACTGACACAGTGAGACCATCGTTTTTTCGTACATACGTTTTACAAGGGGCCTCTGCTTATAAATTGGAAAAAATACGCCGAGTTGTTTTCACTAAACCAGTTATTAAAGATGGTATAGTGGTGATGGTTTttatgagtcatcaatcttctgactggattgatggggcccaccacgaattcctcttatgTGGCAATCTCTTCATCTTGGGGTAGCATTTGcaccatacgtcctcaattatttgctggctctattccaatctctgccttcctctacaactgTTACCCTCTAAAGCTTCTGatttcttaactgatgtcctaccatcctgtccctttttattgtcagtgttttccatacattcctttcttcaccaatagtgcagagaacctcctcattccttaccttatcagtccacctcatttttaacattcttctgtagcaccacatctcaaatacttcgaactCTTCTTTACCAGTTTTtcgacagtccatgcttcactaccatacaatgctgagattcaaacgtacattttcattttcaaaaatttcttctccaaattaaggtttatgtttgatactaatagatttctcttggccaggaatgccctttttgccaatgctaatctgctttttatgctcTCCCTGCTGTGTccttcatgagttattttgctgcctaggtaacagaattccttaacgtcatctacttcgtgatcaccaagccTGGTTTTTAGTTTCTCAAAGTTTTCAttcttgctacttctcattactttcgtctttcttcgatttactctcgatcaaTATTTCGTAATCattctgctcattccattcagcagatcctgcaattctttttcactttctctgaggatagcagtgtcatcagcgaattatcactgatatcctctcacattgaattttaattacactcttgaatctttcttttatttccgccattgcttcttctatgtagagACTGAACAGTAGTGGTGATAGACTACATATTAATTGTTTTAACTGTTATAACTAAGAGAGCTTAGATTCgtttttcttcttgacttcctgcttcatcgtttttaatccgagcacatcgtacttggtcttccactcttattatttcctcttgggtcttgtacatactgtatcttacccgtctttccctatagcttaccccctacttttctcagaaattcgaccatcttgcatcattttatattgtcgacagctttttccaggtcgacaaatccagtgATCCTGTCTTGAATTTCTCTTTATTCTTgcctccgttatcaaccgcaacgtgagaattgcctctctgatgccttcacAATTCCTAAAGCCAAACGAATCTtcgtctaacagattctcaattttcttttcagccgttttgtgtattattcttgtcaacttGGATGCAAGGGCTGTTAAGCTTATAACACTGCAGCAGCATTTACGTACttatgtaatcaaataccaagtctggtttattacgtactatgccccaacagaacaaatcagtcccgtcacggaaaagccacgtataacactaatgtctgctactgttatacgaTAAccctaaagttggaggcaggttgtgaaataaaccTATCTTATTAAAgccatcaaaatatccacgggtgtgctgccggtctatagtgcccaacgggcacaatatttcggcgatcatagaggtgaactgacggactgagctcctgtgaacgtgccggcacggagatccgtacgctatggctgctcagagggaactgggttcggtcgcggcggcggcggccgatttaaataccctccgcccgcggcgcgctccctccgccgtccgcgccccgcaccacggtcgcgcggtggaacagattgcgacggcgtctgagatgacgtcggtgtgttggctctgtccgctgtggtcgtcacaactatacgtttgctcgatttacttttgattaacccaatcgctggttcccaagccttgctaagattatagccacagtcacggtttatgaggtcgtcattggtgcgaatttcgatggcctctctaacaacgctgtcccagtatctcgacgtctgtaccagaattctcgtgcggtcatactccatggcgtgattttccgacaaacaatgttcagcgaccgccgacttgctcggatacatcagtcgagtgtgcctctggtgttcacggcatcgatcctcgacggtacgcatcgtct carries:
- the LOC126235326 gene encoding transcription factor Adf-1-like gives rise to the protein MEEKLIEAVRVRKVLYDTSHEDYLKTKLKAEKWEEVAKETDIRSGVEAKALWEKLRHSLRDALRRQQKSMKSGAPAESVKEWKFQKQMGFLQPYMANKAREGNLIECNDDSETTPQTFATDSPTDVVDEGEESLNMQQGITSARDDLQSRALPEISPPPEEPTSAKKIKKDTIAGLLKRSIEQHEERRKSRSEERRNLLAQTSAPSDPLYHFFMSMYQMTRRMPPSSQYVVRNDIFRVVTEMEASLLNIPTYHLPEARYRIFIKSDDTALIVQDQSFRETEPTLTSDLKKLHAHIHKV